CAGGGCAATATCCTCCGAACAACCTGCTGAACCCGTTTGCCTGGGCACAGTTTGTAAAAATGTGGCGGGAAGGAAAACTGAAAATAAAACCAGGGAATGAAGATAAAGAAAAGTAAGGAGCCCATCCTAAATCCTTCCCCAAGGGAAGGACTTTTTATATACATTTTTTTTCTTCTATTACTTTTCCCATCCATTGGGGAGGGGCAAGGGGTGGGCACCACTGCCACTCTCTACGGAAAAATAACAGACAAAGAAGGTAATCCGATCTCTGAAGCAAGAGTTTCTGTAGCAAATACAAAAATAGTTACAGCAACAAATGAAAAAGGAGATTACGAACTCAGCGTGCCTGCCGGCACAAACATAACGATAGAATTTTCTCATGTTAGTTTCGGAATCAAGTTGAAGACGGTCAAACTTTCTGCAGGAGAAAAAGCAAAAGCAGATGTTTCGGTTGACAATTTAAAAACACTCGACACCTTTGTGGTGGAAGATAAAATCAACCGCTCTAATTTCATCCAGATAATTCCGACCAAAGATATTTATGTGCAAACGGGCGCTTCGCAGGATTTTAATACAATAATTTTCACTCAACTCGGAGTTCAGCAGAGCAATGAACTCAGTTCTGTGTATTCCGTTCGCGGAGGAAACTTTGACGAGAATTTAGTTTATGTGAACGACATTGAAGTGTATCGCCCCTTTCTCACGCATAGCGGACAGCAGGAAGGATTAAGCTTTGTGAATTCAGATATGGTTTCGTCCATCAATTTTTCTTCGGGCGGATTTGAGGCGCGCTACGGAGATAAAATGTCATCCGTGCTTGACATACGCTACACCAAGCCCAGAGAGTTTGCCGGGAGCGTTTCAGGCGGTTTGCTGGGCGGCTCTATGCATCTGGAAGGCGCTTCTAAAGACAAACGCTTCACCTATCTGCTGGGCGTTCGCGAGAAATCAAATTCATATCTGCTGAAATCGCTGGACACAAAAGGAGAATACAAACCTTTGTTCTACGATGTTCAGTCTTACATCACGTTTAATCCCACCAACGAATGGGAACATGGTTTTCTTTTCAATGTGGCGCGGAATAAATACCGCACGATTCCGCAGACAAGAAAATCATCTTTCGGAACGGTGAATGAAGCGCTTCAGCTTAACGTTTACTTTGATGGTCAGGAGATTGATAACTATCAAACTATGATGGGTGCATTTACAAGCGCTTATCGTCCGTATGGAAAAGACCTCACACTGAAATTCATCACATCGGCTTTCAAGACAAAAGAAAGCGAAACGTTTGATCTGCTCGGGCAATATGAATTGAACGAACTTGAAAATGATTTCGGAAAAGATAACTTCGGACAATCTGCCTTCAACATCGGCACAGGTGGATTTCTGAATCACGCGAGGAATTATTTAGACGCATCGGTTTATAATTTCGAGCACAAGGGAAATAAAACATGGAAGAATGGAAGTGCGGAAGAATGGAAGGATGGAAAAAAGAAATCCACCCAACCTTCCAACATTCCAACATTCCATTCCCGTGAACTCTGGTGGGGGGCAAAGTATCAGCACGAAATCATTAACGACAAACTCAGCGAATGGACGTTGATTGATTCCGCGGGATATTCTCTTCCCAACGGTTCTGATTCTGCCGGATACACCAACCCCAACGCGCAGCCCTATGAATATCTGGATGTGAATGAAGTCATCAAATCAAAAAATAATCTTTCAAGCAATCGCTATTCAGGATACATTCAGCAGGCGTGGAGTTGGGAAACAAAAGACACAAGCGAACTTACCATTACTGCCGGAGTACGCGCCAATTACTGGGACTTGAATAAACAATTGCTCCTTAGCCCGCGAACAACACTTTCATTCAAGCCGAAATGGAAACGCGATGTATTGTTCAAAGCATCTTCCGGATATTATTACCAGCCGCCTTTCTACAGGGAACTACGCGACTTTCAGGGAAACCTTCACACCGATCTGAAAGCGCAGCAGTCCATTCATTTTGTTTTAGGAACAGATATAAATTACATGGCGTGGGGGCGACCGTTCAAATTTATTTCTGAACTGTATTACAAAAGGTTTGACAATTTAATTCCGTATGAAGTGGATAACGTGCGCCTGCGCTACTATGCCGCAAACAGCGCGAAGGGTTACGCAACAGGAGTTGATTTTAAAGTGAACGGAGAATTTGTGAAAGGAATTGATTCATGGGCAAGTTTGTCTGTGATGAAAACAATGGAAGACATCAAGACCGATTATTACTACATCTACCTCAACAGCGATGGCGATACAATTATTCCGGGCTACTCAAGTAATGCTGTTCACTCCGACAGCATTCGCGTTGAGCCGGGCTACATTCCCCGCCCGATGGATCAGCGCGTAACGTTCAGCTTGTTCTTTCAGGATTACCTGCCCAATCTGCCGCGATGCAAAATGCACATGAATCTTCTCTTCGGAACCGGATTGCCGTTTGGTCCTCCAAGCTTTGAACGCTACAAAGATGTTTTAAGAATGCCGCCTTACCGCAGAGTGGATATTGGGTTTTCGTATGAAGTAAAAAGAAAGCCCCACCCTTCCCTCCCCATCGGGGAGGAACAAGGTGTGGAAGCCCCTCCTCATGGGAGGGGTTGGGGGTGGGCTTCGGTTTGGTTTTCGTTAGAAGTGTACAACCTGCTTGCCGTAAACAATGTTGTTTCTTATTTTTGGGTGCGCGATGTAAGCGGAAGGCAATACGCGGTGCCCAACTATCTCTCCAACCGTTTGCTGAATGCACGGGTGATGATTAAGTTTTAATTTTTTTTATTGCACTATTTTTACTACCCATTTTCTGAAATCAAAATAAAAAGTAATTTTGTTTGGTTTACCAACTATTTACGCTCAATCAATAAAATTAAAATCAAATGAAAAAAAATTTACTCCTTTCATTTTGCATCTCTGCATTGACTATCACTTCCATTAATGCACAAACATGGACACCGGCAGGAACCTGGGTGAACAGTTCTATCGAATGTTTAAAGTCCTTCAATGGAAAACTTTTCGTTGGAGGAAATTTCACAGGAGTAGGCACTAATACATGGAACTGCAACTTTAACGCACAATGGGATGGAAGCACGCTTACTCCCTATTATGATGCAAATCTTGGCGGTCTTGATTTCAATTGCTTTGAGATACATAATTCCACACTTTATGTCGGAGGAGCGTTTAACATCGGCTCCTTTGGTCCAAAAGAAGTTGCTGTATGGGATGGAACTTCATGGGATGATCCAACGGGTGCCTATCAGCTAAATTCAAATGTGTATGCCATGGCTTCTTTCGGAGGAAAACTTTACATGGGCGGTTATTTCACTACTTATAATTCTGTTAATTATAATCATGTTGCCAGCAACAGCGGCAGCGGATACTCAACTGTTGGCAGCGGGTTTGATGCAACCGTAATGGCGCTTGCAGTTTATAATGGGGCGCTGTATGCAGGTGGCGGTTTCACAAATTCAGGTACTACAGCTGTCAATCATATTGCTAAGTGGAACGGAACTTCCTGGCAGCAAGTCGGCACAGGTGTTAACGGAACAGTTTCAGGAATGGCAGTCATGGGAACTGATTTATATGTAATTGGCTCATTCACACTGGCAGGTTCAACAACAGTAAAAGATATTGCAAAGTGGAACGGCACCATATGGTCAGATGTTGGCGGTGGTCTTTCAGGAGGATTCAACGGAATACGCGCTGTGATATCGTACAATAACTACCTCTATGTGGGTGGTGACTTTACAACTGCCGGAAGCATCAGCGCAAAAAATGTTGCGGCATGGAACGGCAGTTCCTGGTTTGCCCTCGGAAACGGCATCACCAATTCTGTGAACGCTCTTGAAATCTACAATAACGCTCTTTATGCAGGTCCCTTCTCTTTTGCCAATGACACCAATTACGTGTGGAAATTTTCATCTCTTGCCGGGGTGAACGAAACAACGGCTGAGAAAGGGTTTACGGTGAATGCTTCTTATAATTCTTACTCAAATGCCATTCAGCTAAACATTGAAAGCGAAATGTACAGCAAGTTTTCTTTTATGCTTTATGACATGCTTGGAAAAAATGTTGCGAATGCCGATGTAGTCACCGGAGCAAATGCAATAAATATTGGCTTCACGCCAAACGGAATTTACAATTGTGAGGTTTCTTCTGAAAAAGGAAAAAGCACTACAAAGGTTTTTGTTTTGAAACAGTAATTTTATTTGATGCAATCAGATTTTCAGTCCTAGAAAAAATCACTTCATCCCCTTCCTCACCGCGCCTTTCATGTTGGCGTACTTGATAGAAATTTCCAAGCCGCTTGCAGATTTTTTTACTTCACCGTAAGAAGAAACATTAAAGTCATACGAGAGCCCGATGCCGTAATCAGAAAATTCAAAATACACCTGCGGGCTGATGGCGTCTTTCAGGCGGTAATACACACCGGCAGAGAAAGCCGATTCGGTGTAAAAGGCGGTTACTTTTGTTCCCTGGTTTATTTTATACCTGAGAAGCGTTCCTATGTTTAATTCAGTAGCGGGACCCTGCATCATAAAAATGGCGGAAGGAACAACGCCCACTTTGGTTCCGGGAAAATCATAGCGGAAAGATGCATGAGCGATTAATTTTCCGTAAAGGTTTTCTTTATCACCGCTGTGAAACCTTTGAAGCGGCATGGTGGCATGAAAAAAAGCCGCGCCCAGATCAAACCGCACAATGTCTTTTCCAGCCAGCGTTCCGTTTTGATTAGAATATTCATAGTTAGCGCCTGTTCCCATATCGAAATAGGAAAAGTTGCGCTTATATAATTCATTGGAGGACATGCTTGGGTCGTAATTGTGCCCGTTATACTGGTTGGGCCATTGAATGCTTGAAACATTCAAGCTGCGCTGAACAAAACCAAACTGCATTCCTAAAGAGAACTTGCTTGTTTTATTCATTGGCAGAATTGCCGACACGGAAAGGTTTCCCTGCGTGGTGCCGAACTGAGAATCGCCTGCTTTGTCAGAAAACAGATAAGCGCCCGCTCCAATGTATCCGCCATTCTTTTTTTTCATCTCTATTGGCGCGTCAAACGAACCCATGAAAGTGCTGTAGGGTTTTCCCATAGCGGGCCACTGGTTGCGGTAATTAATAATTCCGCGGTAGTAACCATCGTACAACCCTGTGAGCGCGGGATCAATTAAAAGAGGAGTTTCAGAAAGCTGCGCGAAGTGAATATCCTGCGTTTTTGCTTCGAAGAAGGTGAAGAGTAATATGATTGAAAAAAGTTTTTGCACTATCCTTGTCGAATAAGTTAATTAAGTTGATTGGGTTAACTAAGTTAATTGAGTAACAGCCATATTTAACTATTTAACAAATTAACTCAATCAACCATTTTACCTAATAACAGTTAAGTTGCCTGACTTGCTGGTAATTTTTCCTTTGCTGTCGGAAGCTGTAAACTTATAGGCATACACGCCTGACTGAACGGGTTTTCCGTTTTGCGTTCCATCCCATCCGATTGTTTGGTCTTTGGTTTCAAAAACAATTTGCCCCCATCGGTTGTACACCACAAAATGCAAGTCCTTGACATCGGCTCCGAAAATAAAGAGCATGTCGTTATTGTTATCTCCGTTGGGAGAAAACCCGGTAGGCACATACACATCGGGACAATCGCCCGACAAAAATACCGTTACAGAATCAACACCAAAACAGTTGGGCGCATTTGAAACAACCAGCGTATACGAAGTGGTTGCCGTGGGAGTTGCTATGGGATTTGAACAGGTAGCGCAGCTAAGTCCTATCGCTGGCGACCAGGTGTATCCTGTTCCGCCCGATGCCGAAAGCTGTGCGGTTTCAGTTGAACAAATGGTAGTATTCGCGCTTACGCTCGGAGTTGGCGGCTGAGTTACGCTAACCGTTACAGCGCCCGTGCCGTTGATGCAGTTTCCGCCCGATGCATTTACAGAATAAGTGGTGGTTGCGGTTGGGGAGGCAACAGGACTTGCGCAGGTGGTGCAGCTTAAACCCGCAGGCGGGCTCCACATAAAATTAGTTCCTCCATTTACATTCAATGTGGTAGAACTGCCAACGCAAACTGTAGGAACGGAAGCCGTCACCGTTGGCGCTCCTGGCGTAGTCATATTGATAGTGATGCTGGAGGTTCCAACAGCGCATGAGCCGGCAACAACAACGGTATACGTGGTGGCGATGGTTGGTGTTGCTACAGGGTTCGCACAAGTGGTGCAGCTTAATCCGGTGGCAGGGCTCCATGTAAAACTTGTGCCGCTGCTCACAGAAAGAACGGTTGAATCTCCGGGGCAAATGGTAGAATCCGTTGCGGTAACAACGGGAGCAGAAGTTCCTGATGTGAAATACGCGATGATGCTGTCGGTCATTGTTAAGTTAACGCTGACGGCAGTATCATTAATGCTTGGCGTTGGTGTATGATTTTGAAATTCCCAATGGTCAAAACAATAAGGAGAATTAGGGCGGGCTACAAAATTCATATTCACTCCGCCAGGATAAGTTGCTGACCAAACGAATGATGAAACATTGATTGAATTGACATCAACCGTTCCGGCTCCGGCAGGAACCACATTTAGTTTTATCGGGTAGGGTCCTGTTGTTCCGTTGCAAGGAGCAAAATTATTTACCACAGTAGTGCATCGGGTGAGAATAAAATTCCGTAAGTCCTGAACGTTCTGCTGCCACTGGGAATAACTTCCGCCTGATCCATTCCACCTTGTTATTTGCGCGGGCATTTCGGGGTTAATCACATTTACCATGCTGTCGAGAATAGTAATCATTCGTGTGCAACTCAAACCTGTATTCAGTAAATCAAAATACCGCATCACATAATATTGCTTGAAAGTTGGATTTTGCAAAAGCGCGTTCAGAATCGGAACATGTCCTTGTCCACCGGGATCTCCAAGATTTTGCGGAGCACAGGGATCAGCAGTTGGGGTTGTGTTTCCAACACCTGTGTAGTCAATATAGTGATCAAAAGTTGCATCTTCATCCCAAAGTCCATAGCGCCATTTCTTTTTACTTGCATTAACATGTTTTCCCCTCCACCACTCCGTGTTCCAGTTCAGCCAATCAGATGTTACGCAAAGCGAATTCAGGATAACATAATCAGACAAACTTTTCACGCTGTATACACTATCCACATAATTATAGTTTGCCGGAATAGCCATGTTGTTGGTTGTGATGAAATTCGCAAGGGCATTCCATTCGTTTTGTGCAGTTGCTCCACCATATTCAGACCAGGTTCCGCCCCATGTTTTCAGAAACTGCAATGAATCCTGATCAGGAGTAGTAGAATACCATGAATCAGAATTGTGATAGTAATCCAAAAAGTCAGCATCGTCCACTTTTTCCCTCGTGTCATATACTCCCCAGTAGTTTCCGTTCACATACAAAACGCTGGGTGCCCAGGTGCGCTCGTCCATGTGGAGTTTTGCTTTTTGAGAAAGCGTGTGAACATATTGGTCGCGGATGTGGCAGCTGCCTAATTGAGAAG
This Bacteroidota bacterium DNA region includes the following protein-coding sequences:
- a CDS encoding CotH kinase family protein, whose product is MKSHVFSYNICTITMSILRSKIYSVLIVFLSLCPLPSYICHAQVVINEYSCSNINSFADNFGGYEDWIELYNTTGSAVSLTGWHLSDKKTNPTKWTFGTVSISANGFVRVWASGRNFNSGFMHTNFKLTQCKPEAIVLADAAGTIIDSLTLKPAHAGHSRGRTTNGAAAWSVFLTPTPGASNTNPYQEYATRPTMSVAAGFYAATQNVTISSPDPNITIRYTTNGTTPIATSTIYSSPVAISTTKVLRAKAFSSTATIPASFVESNTYFINSAHTIEVISIFGDQIATLLGGNQITPTVGLEYFDASGTFKTESFGESNKHGNDSWSYPQRGIDFISRDEYGYNYALQHQIFNSKPRTEFQRIILKASAGDNYPFETTGNPYAWGPASQLGSCHIRDQYVHTLSQKAKLHMDERTWAPSVLYVNGNYWGVYDTREKVDDADFLDYYHNSDSWYSTTPDQDSLQFLKTWGGTWSEYGGATAQNEWNALANFITTNNMAIPANYNYVDSVYSVKSLSDYVILNSLCVTSDWLNWNTEWWRGKHVNASKKKWRYGLWDEDATFDHYIDYTGVGNTTPTADPCAPQNLGDPGGQGHVPILNALLQNPTFKQYYVMRYFDLLNTGLSCTRMITILDSMVNVINPEMPAQITRWNGSGGSYSQWQQNVQDLRNFILTRCTTVVNNFAPCNGTTGPYPIKLNVVPAGAGTVDVNSINVSSFVWSATYPGGVNMNFVARPNSPYCFDHWEFQNHTPTPSINDTAVSVNLTMTDSIIAYFTSGTSAPVVTATDSTICPGDSTVLSVSSGTSFTWSPATGLSCTTCANPVATPTIATTYTVVVAGSCAVGTSSITINMTTPGAPTVTASVPTVCVGSSTTLNVNGGTNFMWSPPAGLSCTTCASPVASPTATTTYSVNASGGNCINGTGAVTVSVTQPPTPSVSANTTICSTETAQLSASGGTGYTWSPAIGLSCATCSNPIATPTATTSYTLVVSNAPNCFGVDSVTVFLSGDCPDVYVPTGFSPNGDNNNDMLFIFGADVKDLHFVVYNRWGQIVFETKDQTIGWDGTQNGKPVQSGVYAYKFTASDSKGKITSKSGNLTVIR
- a CDS encoding PorP/SprF family type IX secretion system membrane protein, producing the protein MQKLFSIILLFTFFEAKTQDIHFAQLSETPLLIDPALTGLYDGYYRGIINYRNQWPAMGKPYSTFMGSFDAPIEMKKKNGGYIGAGAYLFSDKAGDSQFGTTQGNLSVSAILPMNKTSKFSLGMQFGFVQRSLNVSSIQWPNQYNGHNYDPSMSSNELYKRNFSYFDMGTGANYEYSNQNGTLAGKDIVRFDLGAAFFHATMPLQRFHSGDKENLYGKLIAHASFRYDFPGTKVGVVPSAIFMMQGPATELNIGTLLRYKINQGTKVTAFYTESAFSAGVYYRLKDAISPQVYFEFSDYGIGLSYDFNVSSYGEVKKSASGLEISIKYANMKGAVRKGMK
- a CDS encoding T9SS type A sorting domain-containing protein, yielding MKKNLLLSFCISALTITSINAQTWTPAGTWVNSSIECLKSFNGKLFVGGNFTGVGTNTWNCNFNAQWDGSTLTPYYDANLGGLDFNCFEIHNSTLYVGGAFNIGSFGPKEVAVWDGTSWDDPTGAYQLNSNVYAMASFGGKLYMGGYFTTYNSVNYNHVASNSGSGYSTVGSGFDATVMALAVYNGALYAGGGFTNSGTTAVNHIAKWNGTSWQQVGTGVNGTVSGMAVMGTDLYVIGSFTLAGSTTVKDIAKWNGTIWSDVGGGLSGGFNGIRAVISYNNYLYVGGDFTTAGSISAKNVAAWNGSSWFALGNGITNSVNALEIYNNALYAGPFSFANDTNYVWKFSSLAGVNETTAEKGFTVNASYNSYSNAIQLNIESEMYSKFSFMLYDMLGKNVANADVVTGANAINIGFTPNGIYNCEVSSEKGKSTTKVFVLKQ
- a CDS encoding carboxypeptidase-like regulatory domain-containing protein, producing MKIKKSKEPILNPSPREGLFIYIFFLLLLFPSIGEGQGVGTTATLYGKITDKEGNPISEARVSVANTKIVTATNEKGDYELSVPAGTNITIEFSHVSFGIKLKTVKLSAGEKAKADVSVDNLKTLDTFVVEDKINRSNFIQIIPTKDIYVQTGASQDFNTIIFTQLGVQQSNELSSVYSVRGGNFDENLVYVNDIEVYRPFLTHSGQQEGLSFVNSDMVSSINFSSGGFEARYGDKMSSVLDIRYTKPREFAGSVSGGLLGGSMHLEGASKDKRFTYLLGVREKSNSYLLKSLDTKGEYKPLFYDVQSYITFNPTNEWEHGFLFNVARNKYRTIPQTRKSSFGTVNEALQLNVYFDGQEIDNYQTMMGAFTSAYRPYGKDLTLKFITSAFKTKESETFDLLGQYELNELENDFGKDNFGQSAFNIGTGGFLNHARNYLDASVYNFEHKGNKTWKNGSAEEWKDGKKKSTQPSNIPTFHSRELWWGAKYQHEIINDKLSEWTLIDSAGYSLPNGSDSAGYTNPNAQPYEYLDVNEVIKSKNNLSSNRYSGYIQQAWSWETKDTSELTITAGVRANYWDLNKQLLLSPRTTLSFKPKWKRDVLFKASSGYYYQPPFYRELRDFQGNLHTDLKAQQSIHFVLGTDINYMAWGRPFKFISELYYKRFDNLIPYEVDNVRLRYYAANSAKGYATGVDFKVNGEFVKGIDSWASLSVMKTMEDIKTDYYYIYLNSDGDTIIPGYSSNAVHSDSIRVEPGYIPRPMDQRVTFSLFFQDYLPNLPRCKMHMNLLFGTGLPFGPPSFERYKDVLRMPPYRRVDIGFSYEVKRKPHPSLPIGEEQGVEAPPHGRGWGWASVWFSLEVYNLLAVNNVVSYFWVRDVSGRQYAVPNYLSNRLLNARVMIKF